A genome region from Bacteroides stercoris ATCC 43183 includes the following:
- a CDS encoding FtsX-like permease family protein: MKFIVHNLRMIRARLRSNGWVLAELFLVFIVMWFLCDSLGCLKYTFYRPLGYNIDHVYQLSMIKGGESRDSSMTSADKYLGILQKLEREPAVEVAALSYWSLPMSGNNSYNSLAVQDTIGCAVRIINATGGYTRVFRMKEDAKRPFAAMPVRGDVTSGNYVMLSEGAADYYKERVPGFSLDTPLSWYGDSANVVTQCGMIGSFRSYRYGADAEWAFRRIDENVIRTELRDDGAQIVFRVKENMDSPDYRSKFLKEIAPHLDTDNMFIADVVPYTEQQYQFEVMKGDVDKVNTQTVVVVFLLVNVFLGLIGTFWFRTRRRRNEIALRLAMGSTKKQIFCLLMGEGLLLLTLVTLPAMIVCYNVGIAEFTMGHTELITTWPVKWSFLRFLLGSLGAWLLIALMVVIGIWFPARQAIKIQPAEALHEE, encoded by the coding sequence ATGAAATTCATAGTACATAACTTACGTATGATTCGGGCGCGTCTCCGCAGTAACGGATGGGTGCTTGCAGAATTGTTTCTGGTATTTATCGTGATGTGGTTTCTCTGCGATTCGCTGGGATGCCTGAAGTATACGTTCTATCGCCCGTTGGGCTATAACATAGACCATGTGTACCAGCTTTCAATGATTAAGGGCGGTGAAAGCCGGGACAGCAGCATGACGAGTGCGGACAAATACCTGGGCATCCTGCAGAAGCTCGAAAGGGAGCCTGCGGTTGAAGTGGCCGCCCTGTCGTATTGGAGCCTGCCGATGAGTGGCAATAATTCCTATAACTCGCTGGCTGTGCAGGATACCATCGGCTGTGCAGTGCGCATAATAAACGCTACCGGGGGATATACGCGGGTATTCCGCATGAAGGAAGATGCCAAACGTCCGTTTGCGGCAATGCCTGTGAGGGGTGATGTCACATCCGGCAATTATGTGATGCTGAGCGAGGGTGCGGCCGACTATTATAAGGAAAGAGTACCCGGCTTCTCTTTGGATACTCCCTTGAGCTGGTACGGAGATTCCGCGAACGTGGTAACACAGTGCGGCATGATCGGCAGTTTCCGTTCCTATCGCTATGGGGCAGATGCAGAGTGGGCTTTCCGGAGAATTGACGAGAATGTGATACGGACCGAATTGCGGGATGATGGAGCGCAGATTGTTTTCCGCGTGAAGGAAAACATGGACTCTCCCGATTACCGGAGCAAGTTTCTGAAAGAGATAGCCCCGCATCTGGACACCGACAATATGTTCATAGCCGACGTTGTGCCTTATACGGAGCAGCAATATCAGTTTGAAGTGATGAAAGGCGATGTGGATAAGGTGAATACGCAAACGGTTGTGGTGGTATTCCTGTTGGTGAATGTGTTCCTGGGGCTGATAGGCACTTTCTGGTTCCGCACCCGTAGGCGCCGCAATGAAATAGCTTTGCGGCTTGCCATGGGCAGCACGAAGAAGCAGATATTCTGCCTGCTCATGGGGGAGGGATTGCTGTTGCTGACTCTTGTTACGCTGCCCGCCATGATTGTCTGTTATAACGTGGGCATTGCCGAATTTACAATGGGACATACGGAACTGATTACCACCTGGCCGGTGAAATGGAGCTTCCTGCGTTTTCTGCTGGGCTCGTTGGGTGCATGGCTGCTGATAGCGCTGATGGTGGTGATTGGAATATGGTTCCCGGCACGGCAGGCTATCAAGATACAGCCGGCAGAGGCGTTGCACGAAGAATAG
- a CDS encoding ABC transporter permease, with the protein MQTIRQAFILLRQNPLLSTIFILGTAFAITMIMAIVITWQMKYADIEPEVNRNRSLYISKMHLQGKENKNWNNYTACSPAFMKNCVQPLPEVEACTAFVPATVALVSMPDGTNAVKVDAMETDPGFWKVFRMQFVAGRGFDDSDRGGDVSAIVVAASVARKLFGTTDAVGKTVLLNRNEARICGVVKDVSVIAKDAYAQVWRMYPAKLQDATSIWSYAQSHTVVALARSSEDIPAIRQGIAKRVKDINAVQAETLMDIMEQPDEIVAHVNHVWANVGPDLRMLYIQYALALLIVLLVPSLNLCGLSNSRMQQRISELGVRKAFGATRGVLIRQILNENLVLTLIGGAVGLVFSYLAVYGMRTWLFTNNQNTGTSGEFDLSMSVLFSPTVFCLAFLFCLVINLLSAGLPTWLAARHTIVDSLNDK; encoded by the coding sequence ATGCAGACCATTCGCCAAGCTTTTATACTTTTACGGCAGAACCCGTTGCTGAGTACCATATTCATATTAGGTACGGCATTTGCCATTACCATGATTATGGCGATTGTGATTACCTGGCAGATGAAATATGCCGACATCGAGCCGGAAGTGAACCGTAACCGCTCTCTCTACATAAGCAAGATGCATTTGCAGGGCAAGGAGAACAAGAACTGGAATAATTATACAGCCTGTTCGCCGGCTTTCATGAAGAACTGTGTGCAGCCGTTGCCCGAAGTAGAGGCCTGTACGGCATTTGTTCCGGCAACGGTCGCCCTGGTTTCCATGCCCGACGGCACTAATGCGGTGAAAGTGGATGCTATGGAAACCGACCCGGGATTCTGGAAAGTGTTCCGGATGCAGTTTGTCGCAGGACGGGGATTCGATGATTCCGACCGGGGCGGTGATGTGTCCGCCATTGTCGTGGCTGCTTCTGTGGCGCGGAAACTGTTCGGCACTACGGATGCAGTAGGCAAGACGGTGCTGCTGAACCGTAACGAAGCGCGTATCTGCGGGGTGGTAAAGGATGTTTCGGTCATTGCGAAGGATGCTTATGCGCAAGTGTGGCGCATGTATCCCGCCAAGTTGCAGGATGCCACTTCCATCTGGAGTTATGCCCAATCGCATACGGTGGTGGCGCTGGCACGTTCTTCCGAAGATATTCCGGCCATCAGGCAGGGAATAGCGAAGCGGGTGAAGGACATCAATGCCGTACAGGCCGAAACGCTGATGGACATTATGGAACAGCCCGATGAAATCGTGGCGCATGTCAACCATGTGTGGGCCAACGTGGGGCCGGATTTGCGGATGTTGTACATACAGTACGCTCTGGCATTGCTCATTGTTCTTTTAGTGCCGTCGCTCAATCTGTGCGGCCTGAGCAACAGCCGTATGCAGCAGCGCATCAGCGAACTGGGCGTGCGTAAGGCATTCGGAGCGACGCGCGGCGTACTCATAAGGCAGATCTTGAATGAAAACCTCGTACTGACTCTGATTGGCGGAGCGGTGGGGCTGGTGTTCAGCTATCTGGCCGTGTACGGCATGCGTACGTGGCTGTTCACCAATAATCAGAACACCGGCACTTCCGGCGAGTTCGACCTGAGCATGTCGGTACTGTTCAGCCCTACGGTGTTCTGTCTGGCATTCCTTTTCTGTCTGGTCATCAACCTGCTGAGCGCAGGCCTGCCTACATGGCTTGCCGCACGGCACACAATTGTGGATTCTTTGAACGATAAATAA
- a CDS encoding GIN domain-containing protein, with the protein MRTDIAGVIIALVLAFAGMLSVCAQDAKVSEVRKVDAFSSIEITSVGTIHFTQSDTYSFRIEGRERYVKNTQTTVKDGRLLIGFKDGKNKRRSNQKDGVTIWISAPDLKEVEFTGVGEFKCEKPLKLDAVSFEIKGVGEVNVSDLTCNELKVALRGVVSADIHVTCDYLSAKMGGVGSVTLSGSAGRADISKGGIGGVNTDNLKIGR; encoded by the coding sequence ATGAGAACTGATATAGCGGGTGTTATCATTGCATTGGTATTGGCCTTTGCAGGTATGCTAAGTGTTTGTGCACAAGATGCAAAAGTAAGTGAAGTACGTAAGGTGGATGCTTTCTCGTCCATTGAGATAACCTCTGTGGGGACAATTCATTTTACACAGAGTGATACTTATTCTTTCAGGATTGAAGGCAGGGAGAGGTACGTGAAGAATACGCAGACCACAGTGAAGGACGGCCGTCTGCTGATAGGTTTCAAGGACGGGAAAAACAAGCGCAGGAGCAATCAGAAGGATGGCGTGACTATCTGGATTTCGGCTCCCGACTTGAAGGAGGTGGAGTTTACCGGTGTAGGCGAATTCAAATGTGAGAAGCCCTTGAAGCTCGATGCCGTGTCATTCGAGATAAAAGGTGTGGGTGAAGTGAATGTCTCCGACTTGACGTGCAACGAGCTGAAAGTTGCCTTGCGCGGAGTAGTCAGCGCCGATATTCATGTAACCTGCGACTATTTGTCCGCCAAAATGGGTGGTGTGGGCAGTGTCACTTTGAGCGGAAGCGCCGGACGCGCTGATATTTCCAAAGGAGGCATAGGAGGCGTAAATACAGATAATTTAAAAATAGGCCGTTGA